From Hylaeus volcanicus isolate JK05 chromosome 2, UHH_iyHylVolc1.0_haploid, whole genome shotgun sequence, the proteins below share one genomic window:
- the LOC128872466 gene encoding disco-interacting protein 2 isoform X4 yields MAEFNIDIGKLPEDVREKLAELDLELSEGDITQKGYEKKRTRLLQQYASKQLGGRLVPGGIASPPGSGGSTGNTGNSNSAAARRGNRRLTRNESRYHSEVRQEAVQQALAAMQGRPKPSLPMPSKRTSVMARSPDRDRRDSGESSSDEDSVVTEESPGAGGPTGTGLSDTSSTGSARDTPPPPRPPARRPPGADITDIAEYTPHAYCNIQPPDVTHTSNTPAAQQSTRRPGADRVNRYHVVEDQNNTGTTGRWKVSAKIQQLLNTLKRPKRRPLPEFYEDDDIELEIAANPKDPNAPKPEGGSMTSAVGEPFSVPAGLPRSLEAAILRYGSATYKAPVATVLDPNGKLCVTLTYGKLLSRSHKIAYTLLNKALSRGGDCCLKPGDRIALVYPNNDPISFMCAFYGCLQAGIVPVPIEVPLTRRDAGSQQIGFLLGSCGIQVALTSEACLKGLPKTAAGEVVAFKGWPKLHWFVTEHLGKTPKDWLPPPRLTDDTPAYTEYTTDKDGSVMGVTVTRSAMLSHCRGLTQACGYTEGENAVCVLDFKREVGLWHSTLTSVLNGMHVIFIPYALMKVNPASWMQMITKHRASVAVVKSRDLHWGLLATKDHKDISLSSLRLLLVADGANPWSLSSCDQFLSVFQSKGLRPDAVCPCASSSEALTVSVRRPGRAGVNATGRGVLSMSGLSYGVVRVDQENSLTSLTLQDCGQVMPGSIVVVIKMEGQPFICKTDEVGEICVHSSATGNQYWGLQGLTNNTFKVAPLQADGTPLGDVEYTRSGLLGFLGPGGLVFVCGSRDGLMTVTGRKHNADDIIATVLAVEPMKFIYRGRIAVFSVRVLRDERICVVAEQRPDCSEEESFQWMSRVLQAVDSIHAVGIYCLALVPPNYLPKTPLGGIHLSETKRRFLEGTLHPANVLLCPHTCVTNLPKPREVHSAGDSVADVGPASVMVGNIVQGNRLASAQGRDMGVLDEDSDNAKKYQFISEILRWRAVSTSDHVIFTSLNAKGAVATSLSCSQLHKKAERIGNLLLDRGRINTGDHVALIFPPGTDLICAFYGCLYVGAVPVTIRPPHPQNLQTTLPTVRMIVDVSKSVLVLTNQNLLKLLKTKEANNVVDIKSWPTILDMDDMPKKKLPVMYRAPTAEMLAYLDFSVSTTGMLAGIKMSHAAVTSLCRAMKLACELYPSRHIALCLDPYSGLGFALWCLSSIYSGHHSILIPPSEVEANPALWLSAVSQSRVRDTFCSYGVMELCTKGLGSSVHALKARGVSLACVRTCVVVAEERPRIALTTSFSKLFSALGLSPRAVSTSFGCRVNTAICLQGASSPEPSTVYVDLRALRNDRVSLVERGSPHSLCLMESGKLLPGVKVIIANPETKGQCGDSHLGEIWVQSAHNASGYFTIYGDESDYADHFNARLVTGNTNEVYARTGYLGFLRRTESVQQSVISDVPGDTSAAEADLVPGDAELHDAVFVVGALDEAILLRGMRYHPIDIENSVMRCHKKIAECAVFTWTNLLVVVVELDGSESEALDLVALVTSAVLEEHHLVVGVVVVVDPGVVPINSRGEKQRMHLRDGFLADQLDPIYVAYNM; encoded by the exons AGGTGCGCCAGGAGGCGGTGCAGCAGGCTTTGGCGGCGATGCAGGGTCGTCCGAAGCCGTCCCTGCCGATGCCATCGAAGAGAACTTCCGTGATGGCCAGGAGTCCCGACCGGGACCGTCGCGACAGCGGAGAATCGAGCAGCGACGAGGACAGCGTGGTCACCGAGGAAAGTCCCGGTGCTGGTGGTCCGACGG GCACAGGACTGTCGGACACCAGCAGCACCGGTTCGGCCCGAGACACGCCTCCACCTCCGAGACCACCGGCTAGGAGACCTCCTGGCGCGGACATCACGGACATCGCGGAATACACGCCCCATGCTTACTGCAACATCCAGCCGCCGGACGTGACGCACACGAGCAACACGCCAGCCGCCCAGCAGTCGACTAGGCGGCCAGGGGCCGATCGAGTGAATCGCTATCACGTCGTCGAGGATCAGAACAATACCGGGACCACCGGCCGTTGGAAGGTCTCCGCGAAGATTCAACAGCTGCTCAACACCTTGAAGCGGCCGAAGCGACGACCGCTGCCCGAGTTCTACGAGGACGACGACATCGAGCTAGAGATCGCCGCCAACCCGAAGGACCCGAACGCTCCTAAACCCGAGGGCGGTTCCATGACCTCAGCGGTCGGCGAGCCGTTCTCGGTGCCCGCTGGCTTGCCCAGGTCCCTCGAGGCTGCCATACTAAG GTATGGTTCGGCAACGTACAAAGCGCCAGTGGCGACTGTCCTCGATCCGAACGGGAAGCTCTGCGTAACGCTGACTTACGGAAAGCTTCTGAGCCGTTCCCATAAAATAGCGTACACGCTGCTGAACAAGGCTCTGAGTCGCGGCGGCGATTGCTGTCTGAAGCCCGGCGACAGGATCGCCCTGGTTTACCCGAACAACGACCCGATAAGCTTCATGTGCGCGTTCTACGGTTGCCTCCAGGCCGGGATCGTACCTGTGCCGATCGAGGTCCCTTTGACGCGCCGGGACGCGGGCTCGCAGCAGATTGGGTTTCTTTTAGGAAGCTGCGGAATTCAA GTGGCGTTGACCAGCGAAGCTTGTCTGAAAGGATTGCCAAAGACCGCGGCTGGCGAGGTGGTGGCGTTCAAAGGTTGGCCGAAGCTTCACTGGTTCGTGACGGAACATTTGGGTAAAACGCCGAAGGACTGGCTGCCGCCGCCCCGATTGACGGACGACACCCCTGCGTACACCGAGTACACCACGGACAAGGATGGCTCGGTGATGGGCGTGACGGTGACCAGATCGGCGATGCTGTCACACTGTCGAGGCCTGACGCAGGCCTGCGGTTACACAGAAGGCGAGAACGCTGTGTGCGTTCTGGATTTCAAACGAGAAGTCGGTCTCTGGCACAGCACCCTGACCAGCGTTCTGAACGGAATGCACGTGATCTTCATTCCGTACGCTCTGATGAAAGTGAATCCCGCTAGTTGGATGCAAATGATCACGAAGCACCGGGCCAGCGTAGCCGTGGTGAAGTCCCGGGACCTTCACTGGGGCCTGTTGGCCACGAAGGACCACAAGGACATCTCTCTGTCGTCGCTGAGACTTCTATTGGTCGCCGACGGCGCCAATCCCTGGTCCCTTTCCTCCTGCGATCAATTCCTCTCCGTGTTCCAGTCCAAAGGTTTGAGACCGGACGCGGTCTGTCCGTGCGCGTCCTCCAGCGAAGCCCTGACCGTCTCGGTCAGAAGACCGGGCCGCGCTGGCGTCAACGCGACTGGACGAGGCGTGCTCTCCATGTCCGGACTGAGTTACGGGGTCGTTCGAGTCGACCAAGAGAATTCCCTGACTTCTTTGACGCTTCAGGACTGCGGTCAAGTTATGCCTGGAA GTATCGTGGTCGTGATCAAGATGGAAGGGCAGCCGTTCATCTGCAAGACGGACGAAGTGGGCGAGATCTGCGTGCACAGTTCCGCCACGGGGAACCAGTACTGGGGACTGCAAGGGCTGACAAATAACACTTTCAAAGTGGCTCCGTTGCAAGCCGACGGGACTCCGTTGGGCGACGTGGAGTACACTCGTTCCGGTTTGCTAGGCTTTCTTGGACCGGGTGGTCTGGTTTTCGTCTGCGGTTCGCGCGATGGCTTGATGACTGTCACAGGAAGAAAGCACAACGCTGACGACATCATAGCCACGGTTCTCGCCGTGGAACCCATGAAGTTCATTTATCGCGGCAGAATAGCCGTGTTCAGCGTTCGCGTTCTGAGGGACGAACGAATATGCGTGGTTGCGGAACAGCGACCCGATTGCAGCGAGGAGGAA AGCTTCCAATGGATGTCGCGAGTTCTCCAAGCGGTGGATTCGATTCACGCCGTCGGGATATACTGTCTGGCGCTGGTCCCGCCGAATTACCTGCCGAAAACGCCGCTGGGCGGTATCCACCTGTCGGAAACGAAAAGACGTTTTCTAGAGGGTACACTACACCCGGCTAATGTTCTGCTTTGTCCGCACACTTGCGTTACGAATCTACCAAAACCACGCGAGGTCCATTCAG CGGGGGATTCTGTTGCAGACGTTGGTCCGGCCAGTGTCATGGTGGGCAACATTGTTCAGGGTAATAGATTGGCCTCGGCTCAAGGACGGGACATGGGTGTCTTGGACGAGGACAGCGATAACGCTAAAAAG TATCAATTCATCTCGGAGATTCTTCGATGGCGGGCAGTCAGTACCTCCGACCACGTGATATTCACGTCGTTGAACGCCAAGGGAGCGGTGGCGACTTCCCTGTCCTGCTCGCAACTGCACAAGAAAGCCGAGCGAATCGGGAATCTTTTGTTGGACCGCGGACGGATCAATACCGGGGACCACGTGGCATTAATATTTCCTCCCGGTACAGACTTGATATGCGCGTTCTACGGTTGCCTCTACGTTGGAGCCGTGCCAGTCACGATCAGGCCGCCTCATCCTCAAAACCTCCAGACCACTCTGCCCACTGTCCGCATGATCGTGGACGTCAGTAAGTCCGTGCTCGTGCTCACGAATCAGAATCTCCTGAAACTGCTGAAAACGAAG GAGGCGAATAACGTTGTCGACATAAAGAGCTGGCCGACGATTCTCGATATGGACGACATGCCAAAGAAGAAGCTACCTGTTATGTACCGAGCTCCCACGGCGGAGATGCTGGCTTATCTAGATTTCAGCGTCTCGACCACGGGTATGCTCGCAGGGATTAAGATGTCTCACGCAGCAGTGACGTCTCTGTGCCGTGCCATGAAGCTTGCCTGTGAATTGTATCCGTCGCGACACATCGCCCTGTGCTTGGATCCTTACTCGGGATTAGGATTCGCTCTGTGGTGTTTGAGCAGTATATACAGCGGCCATCATTCCATACTTATACCGCCGTCGGAG GTGGAAGCTAATCCAGCGTTGTGGCTGTCGGCGGTCAGTCAGTCCAGAGTGAGAGACACGTTTTGCTCTTACGGCGTAATGGAACTGTGCACGAAGGGACTCGGTTCCTCCGTTCACGCGCTGAAAGCGCGAGGCGTCAGCTTGGCGTGCGTGAGAACGTGCGTGGTCGTAGCCGAGGAGAGGCCGCGAATCGCGCTTACCACGAGTTTCAGCAAACTTTTCTCCGCTTTGGGCCTGAGTCCTCGAGCCGTGTCCACCTCCTTCGGGTGCAGAGTGAACACCGCCATTTGTTTACAG GGTGCGTCGAGTCCGGAACCGTCCACGGTGTACGTCGATCTCCGCGCGTTGCGCAACGACCGCGTGTCCTTGGTCGAAAGGGGTAGTCCTCACTCTCTGTGCCTCATGGAATCGGGAAAACTGCTTCCCGGGGTAAAAGTGATAATCGCCAATCCGGAAACGAAAGGGCAGTGCGGGGACTCTCACTTGGGCGAGATATGGGTGCAGTCCGCTCACAACGCCAGTGGCTACTTTACCATCTACGGCGACGAGAGCGATTACGCGGATCACTTCAACGCCCGTCTCGTGACCGGAAACACGAACGAGGTTTACGCCAGGACCGGTTATCTCGGTTTCTTGAGGCGTACCGAGAGTGTTCAGCAGTCGGTTATCAGCGACGTTCCCGGCGACACTTCCGCCGCCGAAGCGGATCTCGTCCCCGGCGACGCCGAGTTGCACGACGCCGTGTTCGTCGTCGGAGCACTCGACGAGGCTATTCTCCTCAGGGGGATGCGATACCACCCGATCGATATCGAGAATAGCGTAATGAGATGTCACAAGAAGATTGCCGAATG CGCGGTATTCACCTGGACCAACCTGTTGGTAGTAGTGGTGGAACTCGACGGAAGCGAGAGCGAGGCATTGGATCTCGTGGCGTTAGTCACCAGCGCCGTCCTCGAGGAGCACCACCTGGTGGTCGGGGTGGTAGTCGTAGTGGATCCCGGAGTGGTACCGATAAATTCACGCGGCGAGAAGCAACGGATGCACTTGCGCGACGGTTTTCTGGCGGACCAGCTCGATCCTATCTACGTGGCGTACAACATGTGA
- the LOC128872466 gene encoding disco-interacting protein 2 isoform X5, translating to MAEFNIDIGKLPEDVREKLAELDLELSEGDITQKGYEKKRTRLLQQYASKQLEVRQEAVQQALAAMQGRPKPSLPMPSKRTSVMARSPDRDRRDSGESSSDEDSVVTEESPGAGGPTGTGLSDTSSTGSARDTPPPPRPPARRPPGADITDIAEYTPHAYCNIQPPDVTHTSNTPAAQQSTRRPGADRVNRYHVVEDQNNTGTTGRWKVSAKIQQLLNTLKRPKRRPLPEFYEDDDIELEIAANPKDPNAPKPEGGSMTSAVGEPFSVPAGLPRSLEAAILRYGSATYKAPVATVLDPNGKLCVTLTYGKLLSRSHKIAYTLLNKALSRGGDCCLKPGDRIALVYPNNDPISFMCAFYGCLQAGIVPVPIEVPLTRRDAGSQQIGFLLGSCGIQVALTSEACLKGLPKTAAGEVVAFKGWPKLHWFVTEHLGKTPKDWLPPPRLTDDTPAYTEYTTDKDGSVMGVTVTRSAMLSHCRGLTQACGYTEGENAVCVLDFKREVGLWHSTLTSVLNGMHVIFIPYALMKVNPASWMQMITKHRASVAVVKSRDLHWGLLATKDHKDISLSSLRLLLVADGANPWSLSSCDQFLSVFQSKGLRPDAVCPCASSSEALTVSVRRPGRAGVNATGRGVLSMSGLSYGVVRVDQENSLTSLTLQDCGQVMPGSIVVVIKMEGQPFICKTDEVGEICVHSSATGNQYWGLQGLTNNTFKVAPLQADGTPLGDVEYTRSGLLGFLGPGGLVFVCGSRDGLMTVTGRKHNADDIIATVLAVEPMKFIYRGRIAVFSVRVLRDERICVVAEQRPDCSEEESFQWMSRVLQAVDSIHAVGIYCLALVPPNYLPKTPLGGIHLSETKRRFLEGTLHPANVLLCPHTCVTNLPKPREVHSAGDSVADVGPASVMVGNIVQGNRLASAQGRDMGVLDEDSDNAKKYQFISEILRWRAVSTSDHVIFTSLNAKGAVATSLSCSQLHKKAERIGNLLLDRGRINTGDHVALIFPPGTDLICAFYGCLYVGAVPVTIRPPHPQNLQTTLPTVRMIVDVSKSVLVLTNQNLLKLLKTKEANNVVDIKSWPTILDMDDMPKKKLPVMYRAPTAEMLAYLDFSVSTTGMLAGIKMSHAAVTSLCRAMKLACELYPSRHIALCLDPYSGLGFALWCLSSIYSGHHSILIPPSEVEANPALWLSAVSQSRVRDTFCSYGVMELCTKGLGSSVHALKARGVSLACVRTCVVVAEERPRIALTTSFSKLFSALGLSPRAVSTSFGCRVNTAICLQGASSPEPSTVYVDLRALRNDRVSLVERGSPHSLCLMESGKLLPGVKVIIANPETKGQCGDSHLGEIWVQSAHNASGYFTIYGDESDYADHFNARLVTGNTNEVYARTGYLGFLRRTESVQQSVISDVPGDTSAAEADLVPGDAELHDAVFVVGALDEAILLRGMRYHPIDIENSVMRCHKKIAECAVFTWTNLLVVVVELDGSESEALDLVALVTSAVLEEHHLVVGVVVVVDPGVVPINSRGEKQRMHLRDGFLADQLDPIYVAYNM from the exons AGGTGCGCCAGGAGGCGGTGCAGCAGGCTTTGGCGGCGATGCAGGGTCGTCCGAAGCCGTCCCTGCCGATGCCATCGAAGAGAACTTCCGTGATGGCCAGGAGTCCCGACCGGGACCGTCGCGACAGCGGAGAATCGAGCAGCGACGAGGACAGCGTGGTCACCGAGGAAAGTCCCGGTGCTGGTGGTCCGACGG GCACAGGACTGTCGGACACCAGCAGCACCGGTTCGGCCCGAGACACGCCTCCACCTCCGAGACCACCGGCTAGGAGACCTCCTGGCGCGGACATCACGGACATCGCGGAATACACGCCCCATGCTTACTGCAACATCCAGCCGCCGGACGTGACGCACACGAGCAACACGCCAGCCGCCCAGCAGTCGACTAGGCGGCCAGGGGCCGATCGAGTGAATCGCTATCACGTCGTCGAGGATCAGAACAATACCGGGACCACCGGCCGTTGGAAGGTCTCCGCGAAGATTCAACAGCTGCTCAACACCTTGAAGCGGCCGAAGCGACGACCGCTGCCCGAGTTCTACGAGGACGACGACATCGAGCTAGAGATCGCCGCCAACCCGAAGGACCCGAACGCTCCTAAACCCGAGGGCGGTTCCATGACCTCAGCGGTCGGCGAGCCGTTCTCGGTGCCCGCTGGCTTGCCCAGGTCCCTCGAGGCTGCCATACTAAG GTATGGTTCGGCAACGTACAAAGCGCCAGTGGCGACTGTCCTCGATCCGAACGGGAAGCTCTGCGTAACGCTGACTTACGGAAAGCTTCTGAGCCGTTCCCATAAAATAGCGTACACGCTGCTGAACAAGGCTCTGAGTCGCGGCGGCGATTGCTGTCTGAAGCCCGGCGACAGGATCGCCCTGGTTTACCCGAACAACGACCCGATAAGCTTCATGTGCGCGTTCTACGGTTGCCTCCAGGCCGGGATCGTACCTGTGCCGATCGAGGTCCCTTTGACGCGCCGGGACGCGGGCTCGCAGCAGATTGGGTTTCTTTTAGGAAGCTGCGGAATTCAA GTGGCGTTGACCAGCGAAGCTTGTCTGAAAGGATTGCCAAAGACCGCGGCTGGCGAGGTGGTGGCGTTCAAAGGTTGGCCGAAGCTTCACTGGTTCGTGACGGAACATTTGGGTAAAACGCCGAAGGACTGGCTGCCGCCGCCCCGATTGACGGACGACACCCCTGCGTACACCGAGTACACCACGGACAAGGATGGCTCGGTGATGGGCGTGACGGTGACCAGATCGGCGATGCTGTCACACTGTCGAGGCCTGACGCAGGCCTGCGGTTACACAGAAGGCGAGAACGCTGTGTGCGTTCTGGATTTCAAACGAGAAGTCGGTCTCTGGCACAGCACCCTGACCAGCGTTCTGAACGGAATGCACGTGATCTTCATTCCGTACGCTCTGATGAAAGTGAATCCCGCTAGTTGGATGCAAATGATCACGAAGCACCGGGCCAGCGTAGCCGTGGTGAAGTCCCGGGACCTTCACTGGGGCCTGTTGGCCACGAAGGACCACAAGGACATCTCTCTGTCGTCGCTGAGACTTCTATTGGTCGCCGACGGCGCCAATCCCTGGTCCCTTTCCTCCTGCGATCAATTCCTCTCCGTGTTCCAGTCCAAAGGTTTGAGACCGGACGCGGTCTGTCCGTGCGCGTCCTCCAGCGAAGCCCTGACCGTCTCGGTCAGAAGACCGGGCCGCGCTGGCGTCAACGCGACTGGACGAGGCGTGCTCTCCATGTCCGGACTGAGTTACGGGGTCGTTCGAGTCGACCAAGAGAATTCCCTGACTTCTTTGACGCTTCAGGACTGCGGTCAAGTTATGCCTGGAA GTATCGTGGTCGTGATCAAGATGGAAGGGCAGCCGTTCATCTGCAAGACGGACGAAGTGGGCGAGATCTGCGTGCACAGTTCCGCCACGGGGAACCAGTACTGGGGACTGCAAGGGCTGACAAATAACACTTTCAAAGTGGCTCCGTTGCAAGCCGACGGGACTCCGTTGGGCGACGTGGAGTACACTCGTTCCGGTTTGCTAGGCTTTCTTGGACCGGGTGGTCTGGTTTTCGTCTGCGGTTCGCGCGATGGCTTGATGACTGTCACAGGAAGAAAGCACAACGCTGACGACATCATAGCCACGGTTCTCGCCGTGGAACCCATGAAGTTCATTTATCGCGGCAGAATAGCCGTGTTCAGCGTTCGCGTTCTGAGGGACGAACGAATATGCGTGGTTGCGGAACAGCGACCCGATTGCAGCGAGGAGGAA AGCTTCCAATGGATGTCGCGAGTTCTCCAAGCGGTGGATTCGATTCACGCCGTCGGGATATACTGTCTGGCGCTGGTCCCGCCGAATTACCTGCCGAAAACGCCGCTGGGCGGTATCCACCTGTCGGAAACGAAAAGACGTTTTCTAGAGGGTACACTACACCCGGCTAATGTTCTGCTTTGTCCGCACACTTGCGTTACGAATCTACCAAAACCACGCGAGGTCCATTCAG CGGGGGATTCTGTTGCAGACGTTGGTCCGGCCAGTGTCATGGTGGGCAACATTGTTCAGGGTAATAGATTGGCCTCGGCTCAAGGACGGGACATGGGTGTCTTGGACGAGGACAGCGATAACGCTAAAAAG TATCAATTCATCTCGGAGATTCTTCGATGGCGGGCAGTCAGTACCTCCGACCACGTGATATTCACGTCGTTGAACGCCAAGGGAGCGGTGGCGACTTCCCTGTCCTGCTCGCAACTGCACAAGAAAGCCGAGCGAATCGGGAATCTTTTGTTGGACCGCGGACGGATCAATACCGGGGACCACGTGGCATTAATATTTCCTCCCGGTACAGACTTGATATGCGCGTTCTACGGTTGCCTCTACGTTGGAGCCGTGCCAGTCACGATCAGGCCGCCTCATCCTCAAAACCTCCAGACCACTCTGCCCACTGTCCGCATGATCGTGGACGTCAGTAAGTCCGTGCTCGTGCTCACGAATCAGAATCTCCTGAAACTGCTGAAAACGAAG GAGGCGAATAACGTTGTCGACATAAAGAGCTGGCCGACGATTCTCGATATGGACGACATGCCAAAGAAGAAGCTACCTGTTATGTACCGAGCTCCCACGGCGGAGATGCTGGCTTATCTAGATTTCAGCGTCTCGACCACGGGTATGCTCGCAGGGATTAAGATGTCTCACGCAGCAGTGACGTCTCTGTGCCGTGCCATGAAGCTTGCCTGTGAATTGTATCCGTCGCGACACATCGCCCTGTGCTTGGATCCTTACTCGGGATTAGGATTCGCTCTGTGGTGTTTGAGCAGTATATACAGCGGCCATCATTCCATACTTATACCGCCGTCGGAG GTGGAAGCTAATCCAGCGTTGTGGCTGTCGGCGGTCAGTCAGTCCAGAGTGAGAGACACGTTTTGCTCTTACGGCGTAATGGAACTGTGCACGAAGGGACTCGGTTCCTCCGTTCACGCGCTGAAAGCGCGAGGCGTCAGCTTGGCGTGCGTGAGAACGTGCGTGGTCGTAGCCGAGGAGAGGCCGCGAATCGCGCTTACCACGAGTTTCAGCAAACTTTTCTCCGCTTTGGGCCTGAGTCCTCGAGCCGTGTCCACCTCCTTCGGGTGCAGAGTGAACACCGCCATTTGTTTACAG GGTGCGTCGAGTCCGGAACCGTCCACGGTGTACGTCGATCTCCGCGCGTTGCGCAACGACCGCGTGTCCTTGGTCGAAAGGGGTAGTCCTCACTCTCTGTGCCTCATGGAATCGGGAAAACTGCTTCCCGGGGTAAAAGTGATAATCGCCAATCCGGAAACGAAAGGGCAGTGCGGGGACTCTCACTTGGGCGAGATATGGGTGCAGTCCGCTCACAACGCCAGTGGCTACTTTACCATCTACGGCGACGAGAGCGATTACGCGGATCACTTCAACGCCCGTCTCGTGACCGGAAACACGAACGAGGTTTACGCCAGGACCGGTTATCTCGGTTTCTTGAGGCGTACCGAGAGTGTTCAGCAGTCGGTTATCAGCGACGTTCCCGGCGACACTTCCGCCGCCGAAGCGGATCTCGTCCCCGGCGACGCCGAGTTGCACGACGCCGTGTTCGTCGTCGGAGCACTCGACGAGGCTATTCTCCTCAGGGGGATGCGATACCACCCGATCGATATCGAGAATAGCGTAATGAGATGTCACAAGAAGATTGCCGAATG CGCGGTATTCACCTGGACCAACCTGTTGGTAGTAGTGGTGGAACTCGACGGAAGCGAGAGCGAGGCATTGGATCTCGTGGCGTTAGTCACCAGCGCCGTCCTCGAGGAGCACCACCTGGTGGTCGGGGTGGTAGTCGTAGTGGATCCCGGAGTGGTACCGATAAATTCACGCGGCGAGAAGCAACGGATGCACTTGCGCGACGGTTTTCTGGCGGACCAGCTCGATCCTATCTACGTGGCGTACAACATGTGA